One stretch of Pseudomonas sp. NC02 DNA includes these proteins:
- a CDS encoding TOBE domain-containing protein, which yields MSLPTLLSQHIVRRPQRIALLQHIAEQGSITRAAKSAGLSYKAAWDAIDELNNLAQKPLVERSVGGKGGGGARLTAEGERVLRLYQRLQVLQAQVLDCAEDASDFNLLGRLMLRTSARNQLHGRVIAIDSHGRNDLIRLELAAGLRLDAQITHDSTLRLELEIATEVVALIKAGWLEVLAVTQAATPGHNCLEGKIEAILDAEDGPSEVRITLPNGQVLCALARPEALAQINATEGLQVKVQFSPSNVLLGTPV from the coding sequence ATGTCCCTGCCAACCCTCTTGAGCCAACACATCGTCCGTCGCCCACAGCGCATTGCACTGCTGCAACATATTGCCGAACAAGGCTCCATCACCCGCGCCGCAAAGAGTGCGGGGCTGAGCTACAAGGCGGCCTGGGACGCCATCGACGAACTGAACAACCTGGCGCAAAAGCCCCTGGTGGAACGCAGCGTCGGCGGCAAGGGCGGTGGCGGCGCCAGGTTGACGGCCGAGGGTGAGCGGGTATTACGCCTTTACCAACGCCTGCAGGTGCTGCAAGCCCAGGTGCTGGATTGCGCCGAAGACGCCAGCGACTTCAACCTGCTGGGCCGCCTGATGCTGCGCACCAGCGCACGTAACCAGTTGCACGGCCGGGTGATCGCCATCGACAGCCACGGCCGCAATGACCTGATTCGCCTGGAGCTGGCAGCCGGGCTGCGCCTGGATGCGCAGATCACCCACGACAGCACCTTGCGCCTGGAGCTGGAGATCGCCACCGAAGTCGTCGCCCTGATCAAGGCCGGCTGGCTTGAAGTACTGGCCGTCACGCAGGCAGCAACACCTGGACACAATTGCCTGGAAGGAAAAATCGAGGCCATTCTCGATGCCGAAGACGGCCCCAGCGAGGTGCGGATCACCTTGCCCAACGGCCAGGTTCTCTGCGCCCTGGCCCGGCCCGAGGCGCTTGCACAGATTAATGCCACCGAAGGCCTGCAAGTGAAGGTGCAGTTCTCCCCCAGCAACGTGCTGCTGGGCACTCCGGTGTAG